From Spirosoma agri, one genomic window encodes:
- a CDS encoding type VI secretion system contractile sheath protein TssC codes for MAQDEQIKENAPLLKERVVEQAKPTRSLTESVQQLTKYGGFEFIKTIVDGTENMDPSKKARKSIFLTEEENKADRKKLKKRLQDFASLLAAHDNVADMIAEAEQKATAASDTLKKNLANVLTQTEELEASYRSLSLFFENAESEKVKNLVLFDAGNDQTTDADGFSNPMGIFEQVAKELRDGYDKLDLSENYSLLVLPGWLKKNTIIDKWATLAHQNKVMLLTDYRHLDDPDSVEATFERDKLTGADPHKANVMMPCNWIVGREAYTELGQEEHLYVSPAMALAGMLWGGHIAQPSAGVQHGKLKMASGVRFSMRKGEIAQLEDKGLIPMVYEYGRVIPFSAKTLFNGDNVGLQTYSVVRVFDWIGKVFQDFLNRRTFENIDNSMLQEIKTQVANFLATIRGPGKIIEDYSGLDIRRHPTNPTHVIVNVKLKPYFPAKVFEINLTGTKGQWDADLKQ; via the coding sequence ATGGCACAAGACGAACAGATTAAGGAGAATGCACCCCTGTTGAAAGAACGCGTGGTCGAGCAGGCCAAGCCCACCCGCTCGCTGACCGAAAGCGTGCAGCAGCTGACCAAATACGGCGGGTTCGAATTCATCAAAACGATCGTGGACGGCACCGAAAATATGGACCCGTCCAAGAAAGCGCGTAAAAGCATCTTCCTGACCGAAGAAGAGAATAAGGCCGATCGCAAAAAGCTCAAGAAACGACTACAGGATTTCGCGTCTCTGCTGGCCGCTCACGACAATGTAGCCGATATGATTGCGGAGGCCGAGCAGAAGGCCACCGCTGCCAGCGATACGCTCAAGAAGAACCTCGCGAACGTGTTGACGCAAACGGAGGAACTGGAAGCCTCGTATCGGTCTTTGTCGTTATTTTTCGAAAATGCCGAATCCGAAAAAGTAAAGAACCTCGTCCTGTTCGATGCCGGTAATGACCAGACCACCGATGCCGATGGGTTCAGCAATCCGATGGGCATTTTCGAGCAGGTCGCCAAAGAACTGCGCGATGGCTACGACAAACTGGACCTCTCCGAAAACTATTCACTGCTGGTTCTACCCGGCTGGCTCAAGAAAAATACCATTATTGACAAGTGGGCTACGCTGGCGCATCAGAACAAGGTTATGCTCCTGACTGATTACCGGCACCTGGACGACCCCGATAGTGTGGAAGCGACGTTCGAACGCGACAAACTGACCGGAGCCGATCCGCACAAAGCCAACGTGATGATGCCCTGCAACTGGATTGTAGGCCGTGAAGCGTACACCGAACTGGGGCAGGAGGAGCACCTCTACGTATCGCCCGCTATGGCGCTGGCCGGTATGCTCTGGGGTGGTCACATCGCACAGCCATCGGCAGGGGTGCAGCATGGCAAACTCAAAATGGCCAGTGGTGTTCGGTTCAGTATGCGCAAAGGCGAGATCGCCCAGCTCGAAGATAAGGGCCTGATTCCGATGGTCTACGAGTACGGCCGGGTAATTCCGTTCTCGGCCAAAACGCTGTTCAACGGCGATAACGTGGGCCTGCAAACCTACAGCGTCGTGCGCGTATTCGACTGGATCGGGAAAGTGTTTCAGGACTTCCTGAACCGCCGGACGTTCGAGAATATCGACAACTCGATGCTACAGGAAATAAAAACGCAGGTAGCGAATTTCCTAGCGACGATCCGGGGGCCGGGCAAAATCATCGAGGACTACAGCGGGCTCGATATTCGTCGGCATCCCACCAATCCAACGCACGTCATCGTAAACGTGAAACTTAAGCCTTACTTCCCGGCTAAAGTGTTCGAAATCAACCTGACCGGCACCAAAGGCCAGTGGGATGCGGACCTAAAACAATAA
- a CDS encoding ATP-dependent Clp protease ATP-binding subunit, translating to MLTLAYTDELRRAVSIAQAIAREHQHLTFSPGHLLNGLLHNDVGLASQLTIWEIDVPYLRDWADIRVETYPKSARSTGEPTGDAQVRALLEVSDVVRMKLGEGELSPLAVLVAMCKPDVAFSRDQLKSFPLTENQLLEKGLVEVGFQQAVSGKKGGSSSPAMNGQSAQPDSPTATGKTLFKFCIDRTASARDGKLDPIVGRDRETRQMIEILGRRLKPNVIITGEPGVGKTALVEGLAQQIVAGNVPPHLKNAHLFQLDMGSLIAGASYKGEIEDRLKGILADLKEFDRALLFIDEIHVLLDPNGGAVGTVNLLKPELARGELTLIGATTNDEYRKYLEKDEAFARRFEVLAVDEPDEQTATRMVQTILPLFEKHHQIGVADTTVAETVRLAKRYLKDRRLPDAAIDLIDRTMAAMKMAAETTQPEIDRLRTELTDIRQQTDTHDPLTYMPNVRWFERQMRNRLSPVLLGQVEEELMTESFELPDALCDHLDGLLTKLETLGQHVRDKVEPAEVAAVVANRTGIPLGKIQSKERDKLLALDEHLKQLVVGQDHAVKIIADAILENRSGLSRPGQPIGSFFFSGPTGTGKTELAKSMADFLFNDERALIRFDMSEFKEEHSAALLYGAPPGYVGYENGGLLVTKIRQQPFAVVLFDEIEKAHPSVFDLFLQILDEGMLHDRLGREGDFSNAIVLFTSNIGSDFVVEKAAKGEIATSNELLDIMGRFFRPEFLGRLTEIIPFQPISEAAIVSIFTIQLQSLLKTLEKQGITVTLSDDVRKQLALEGYTPKYGARPLRGVIRNRLRRPLSRMIVSGEIGKGSHLHLTTNDAGELTFETTQIAS from the coding sequence ATGCTAACCCTTGCTTATACAGACGAACTACGACGAGCCGTCAGCATTGCTCAGGCCATTGCGCGGGAACATCAGCACCTGACCTTTTCGCCGGGGCACTTGCTGAATGGACTCCTTCACAATGACGTCGGTCTGGCTTCACAGTTGACCATTTGGGAAATCGATGTACCGTACCTGCGCGACTGGGCCGACATTCGGGTCGAAACCTACCCCAAATCAGCGCGCTCAACGGGCGAACCAACCGGCGATGCGCAGGTCCGCGCCCTGCTGGAAGTGTCGGATGTCGTTCGGATGAAGCTCGGCGAGGGTGAACTTTCTCCGCTCGCGGTGTTAGTCGCCATGTGTAAACCCGATGTCGCGTTTAGCCGCGATCAGCTGAAATCCTTTCCACTTACGGAAAATCAGTTACTGGAAAAAGGGCTGGTTGAAGTTGGCTTTCAGCAGGCGGTCAGTGGCAAAAAGGGCGGTAGCAGTAGTCCAGCCATGAACGGTCAATCCGCGCAGCCTGATAGCCCGACGGCTACCGGCAAAACACTTTTCAAATTTTGCATTGACCGCACGGCTTCCGCCCGTGACGGCAAACTTGACCCAATCGTTGGGCGCGACCGAGAAACCCGCCAGATGATTGAGATTCTGGGCCGTCGACTCAAGCCAAACGTAATCATTACGGGCGAACCGGGAGTTGGAAAAACGGCCCTGGTCGAAGGATTAGCTCAGCAGATTGTGGCGGGCAATGTTCCTCCCCACCTCAAAAATGCGCATTTGTTTCAACTGGATATGGGATCGCTCATTGCCGGAGCGTCTTACAAAGGTGAAATCGAAGACCGGCTGAAGGGCATTCTGGCCGATCTGAAAGAATTTGACCGCGCCCTGTTGTTCATTGACGAAATCCACGTCCTGCTCGACCCGAACGGTGGGGCCGTTGGGACGGTCAACCTCCTGAAGCCCGAACTGGCACGGGGTGAACTGACGCTTATTGGCGCAACGACCAACGACGAGTACCGCAAATACCTCGAAAAAGACGAAGCCTTTGCCCGTCGTTTTGAGGTGCTGGCCGTCGACGAACCCGACGAACAAACAGCCACCCGGATGGTGCAGACCATCTTGCCCCTGTTCGAAAAACATCACCAGATTGGCGTGGCCGACACAACCGTAGCTGAGACCGTTCGACTGGCCAAACGCTATTTGAAAGATCGTCGACTTCCCGATGCTGCTATTGATCTCATCGACCGAACGATGGCGGCTATGAAAATGGCGGCTGAAACGACCCAACCCGAAATCGATCGCTTACGAACGGAATTAACCGACATCCGTCAGCAAACCGACACGCACGACCCCTTAACGTATATGCCCAACGTTAGGTGGTTTGAACGCCAGATGCGGAACCGATTGAGCCCGGTCTTGCTGGGACAGGTTGAGGAAGAATTAATGACCGAATCGTTTGAACTGCCGGATGCGCTCTGCGATCATCTGGATGGGTTATTGACCAAACTCGAAACGCTTGGCCAGCACGTCCGCGATAAGGTCGAGCCCGCCGAAGTGGCCGCGGTCGTCGCCAACCGAACCGGTATTCCCCTCGGCAAAATTCAGTCGAAAGAACGGGATAAACTGCTGGCACTGGATGAACATCTAAAACAACTCGTTGTGGGTCAGGATCATGCGGTAAAAATCATTGCCGATGCTATTCTGGAAAATCGCTCCGGACTGAGTCGTCCCGGTCAGCCGATTGGTTCGTTCTTCTTCTCCGGACCGACCGGAACCGGCAAAACCGAGCTGGCGAAATCGATGGCTGATTTCCTGTTTAACGATGAGCGGGCGCTGATCCGATTCGACATGTCGGAGTTCAAGGAGGAACATTCGGCCGCTCTGCTCTACGGCGCACCGCCGGGTTATGTCGGCTACGAAAACGGCGGGTTACTGGTCACCAAGATTCGGCAGCAGCCCTTTGCAGTAGTACTCTTCGACGAGATCGAGAAAGCGCATCCGTCAGTATTCGACCTTTTTCTGCAAATTCTGGACGAGGGTATGCTGCACGACCGGCTTGGCCGAGAGGGTGATTTCTCGAACGCTATCGTCCTGTTCACCTCAAATATCGGCTCCGACTTCGTGGTCGAAAAAGCGGCAAAGGGTGAGATTGCAACGTCTAACGAGTTACTCGATATTATGGGTCGTTTCTTCCGACCGGAGTTTCTCGGTCGACTGACGGAAATCATTCCGTTCCAGCCAATTTCGGAAGCGGCCATTGTCAGCATTTTTACCATTCAGCTACAATCGCTCCTGAAAACGCTTGAGAAGCAAGGCATTACCGTAACCCTAAGCGACGACGTACGGAAGCAGCTCGCCCTGGAAGGATACACCCCCAAATACGGTGCCCGTCCCCTGCGGGGTGTCATCCGCAACCGACTCCGACGACCGCTATCCCGTATGATCGTATCGGGCGAGATTGGCAAGGGAAGTCATCTGCACCTGACTACCAACGACGCGGGCGAACTGACGTTTGAAACAACGCAAATCGCTAGCTAA
- the tssD gene encoding type VI secretion system tube protein TssD — translation MAHKSTLKIDGKEFEVLSLSYSFHQHVNPNTNETTSEVFGGNIDVSIETRNADAKIIELMVLPHKDDVSGSIELKNQKGEELRTIKFDHSAIINFSESFSLSGSGSGTQSFTICSRDLDVNGQKLKLLRE, via the coding sequence ATGGCTCACAAGTCAACCCTCAAAATCGACGGCAAAGAGTTCGAAGTACTCTCTCTTTCTTACAGCTTTCACCAACACGTAAATCCAAACACCAACGAAACCACGTCCGAAGTATTCGGTGGCAACATCGACGTTTCGATCGAAACCCGCAACGCCGATGCCAAGATCATTGAGCTGATGGTGCTGCCGCATAAAGACGACGTGAGTGGTAGTATTGAACTAAAAAACCAGAAGGGCGAAGAATTACGCACGATCAAATTCGATCATTCGGCCATCATCAATTTCAGCGAATCGTTCAGCCTGTCGGGCAGCGGTTCGGGTACACAGAGTTTCACGATCTGCTCCCGCGACCTGGACGTGAACGGCCAGAAACTGAAGCTGTTACGCGAGTAG
- a CDS encoding caspase family protein, with the protein MKILVLIALANLIMGWAGAQPNPVSPPEKRLALVIGNGSYTQRSAVPQALNNADDLAALLPKLGFDVMLVKNVDKAHMQLAIHQFSTKLKGYQVGLVYYTGHGVQDGENLFLLPVDANPTTAADVGEIGLKTHQLITDMASAKAVTNLILIDSDRDNLSTHSYTRPLGLDLDTPVGFVVAYATRPGKSMVAVEERNSLYTAALLREIVIPNQSVIDVCQHVREEVIKRSNYKQTPWELTSLTSNFYFQRK; encoded by the coding sequence ATGAAAATTTTAGTTCTGATAGCCTTAGCCAACCTGATAATGGGTTGGGCTGGTGCGCAACCGAATCCGGTGTCTCCGCCTGAAAAGCGACTGGCGCTGGTGATTGGCAACGGCTCATACACGCAGCGTTCAGCAGTACCCCAGGCGCTCAACAACGCGGATGATCTGGCGGCTCTGTTACCCAAACTGGGTTTCGACGTCATGCTGGTCAAGAATGTCGACAAAGCGCATATGCAGTTGGCTATCCACCAATTCAGCACAAAATTGAAAGGCTACCAGGTTGGCTTGGTGTATTACACGGGGCACGGTGTGCAGGACGGCGAAAACCTGTTTCTCCTTCCTGTTGATGCCAACCCAACGACGGCCGCCGATGTTGGCGAAATAGGCTTGAAAACACACCAGCTTATTACTGATATGGCCTCGGCAAAAGCCGTCACTAATCTTATTCTGATAGATAGTGACCGGGATAATCTATCCACCCATTCGTATACCAGACCCTTGGGCCTTGATCTAGATACTCCTGTGGGTTTCGTCGTGGCTTATGCCACCAGACCGGGCAAATCGATGGTGGCCGTAGAAGAACGCAATAGCCTTTACACAGCGGCACTACTTCGAGAGATAGTCATTCCGAATCAAAGTGTAATTGACGTATGTCAACATGTAAGAGAAGAGGTAATCAAGCGGTCGAATTACAAACAGACTCCCTGGGAATTAACGTCACTAACCAGCAATTTTTATTTCCAGCGAAAGTGA